A window from Streptomyces sp. NBC_00299 encodes these proteins:
- a CDS encoding hydrogenase maturation protease, with amino-acid sequence MSTRLLVAGVGNIFLADDAFGPEVIRALEMRPLPPEVRVRDFGIRGMDLAYELLDGYDTAVLVDASVRGHEPGTLSLIEPELPDGTAGGPVPEAHGMDPAKVLALAGHLGDEPLPRVLVLACEPELRPRGDEDIAPGISATVRDAVGRAVAALHTMVPVLLADPAARPPLSRPEESTDPCAAGLPRLVAEGAEDR; translated from the coding sequence ATGAGCACCCGCCTGCTGGTGGCCGGCGTCGGCAACATCTTCCTCGCGGACGACGCCTTCGGCCCCGAGGTGATCCGCGCCCTGGAGATGCGTCCGCTGCCGCCCGAGGTGCGGGTGCGGGACTTCGGCATCCGCGGCATGGACCTCGCGTACGAGCTGCTCGACGGCTACGACACGGCCGTCCTCGTCGACGCGTCCGTACGGGGACACGAGCCGGGCACCCTGTCGCTGATCGAGCCGGAGCTGCCCGACGGCACCGCGGGCGGGCCCGTTCCCGAGGCACACGGCATGGACCCGGCGAAGGTCCTGGCGCTGGCCGGCCACCTGGGCGACGAGCCGCTCCCACGCGTCCTCGTCCTCGCCTGCGAGCCCGAGCTGCGGCCGCGCGGCGACGAGGACATCGCGCCGGGTATCAGCGCGACCGTGCGCGACGCCGTCGGGCGGGCGGTCGCGGCCCTGCACACGATGGTCCCGGTGCTGCTCGCCGACCCGGCGGCCAGGCCCCCGTTGAGCCGCCCGGAGGAATCCACGGACCCCTGCGCGGCCGGTCTCCCGCGCCTGGTGGCCGAGGGCGCGGAGGATCGATAG
- a CDS encoding hydrogenase maturation protein: MDILLVASAFNSLSQRVYAELSDQGHRVEVVLASHGPEAVRAAVRETRPELVVAPMLKTALPEDVWQEHTCLIVHPGPPGDRGPSSLDWAISEEASHWGVTVLQAEAAMDAGAIWADGSFPVPAAGKSDLYRNEVSDAASAAVLLAVERFADGSFKPKEQSDPAIAVVWRDFLRQERRRIDWENDSTATVLRKLRGADSQPGVLDELCGREVFLHGGHGEDHLRGRPGELLATRSGAVCRATRDGAVWIPELRPRKSSGDPAPFRRPAASVVAGFPAPSGTGQGTPRHDGGPHWLPEDTVPLELPPDRATWTDIRYRQHGEVGFLSFSFPGGAMSTDQCRRLLAAYRRALTRPTSVLVLGGTCDFFSNGIHLNVIEASPDPAGESWANLNAMNDLVEAVLRTTDRLVVAALGGNAAAGGVMLALAADQVWCRTGSVLNPHYRRMGLYGSEYWTYTLPRRVGAETAARLTTEALPVSAATAARIGLVDRLVPVPAREFTGEVEHMAAALAADTDLTARIAAKAAARRADEARRPLGEYRRDELARMRAIFFDPRAPYHSLRSAFVRKQPSGSANPLATGGAR; this comes from the coding sequence ATGGACATCTTGCTCGTCGCCAGCGCGTTCAACAGCCTGTCCCAGCGTGTGTACGCCGAACTGTCCGACCAGGGGCACCGGGTGGAGGTCGTACTCGCCTCGCACGGACCCGAAGCGGTCCGGGCCGCCGTACGCGAGACGCGTCCGGAGCTGGTCGTCGCTCCGATGCTCAAGACGGCGCTGCCGGAGGACGTGTGGCAGGAGCACACCTGTCTGATCGTGCATCCGGGCCCACCCGGCGACCGCGGCCCGTCCTCCCTCGACTGGGCGATCTCCGAGGAGGCGTCCCACTGGGGTGTGACGGTGCTTCAGGCCGAGGCTGCGATGGACGCGGGCGCCATCTGGGCGGACGGGTCCTTCCCGGTGCCGGCGGCCGGCAAGAGCGACCTGTACCGCAACGAGGTCTCCGACGCCGCCTCGGCCGCCGTCCTGCTGGCGGTGGAACGATTCGCCGACGGATCGTTCAAGCCGAAGGAACAGAGCGATCCCGCGATTGCCGTGGTGTGGCGCGACTTCCTCCGCCAGGAGCGGCGACGGATCGACTGGGAGAACGACAGTACGGCAACGGTGCTGCGCAAGCTCCGTGGGGCCGACTCGCAGCCGGGTGTCCTGGACGAACTGTGCGGCCGGGAGGTGTTCCTTCACGGCGGGCACGGCGAGGACCACCTGCGCGGGCGCCCCGGCGAGCTGCTCGCGACCCGGTCCGGCGCGGTCTGCCGGGCCACCCGGGACGGCGCGGTGTGGATCCCGGAGCTGCGCCCCCGCAAGAGCTCCGGCGACCCGGCGCCGTTCCGCCGCCCCGCGGCCTCGGTGGTCGCCGGCTTCCCGGCTCCGTCCGGCACCGGCCAGGGGACGCCACGCCATGACGGCGGCCCGCACTGGCTGCCGGAGGACACCGTCCCGCTCGAACTGCCCCCGGACCGCGCCACCTGGACCGACATCCGCTACCGGCAGCACGGCGAGGTCGGCTTCCTGTCCTTCTCCTTCCCCGGCGGCGCGATGAGCACGGACCAGTGCCGCAGGCTGCTCGCCGCGTACCGGCGCGCGCTCACCCGTCCCACCTCGGTGCTGGTACTCGGCGGCACCTGCGACTTCTTCTCCAACGGCATCCATCTGAACGTCATCGAGGCCTCGCCCGACCCGGCGGGCGAGTCGTGGGCCAACCTCAACGCCATGAACGACCTGGTCGAGGCGGTTCTGCGCACGACCGACCGCCTGGTGGTCGCGGCCCTGGGTGGCAACGCGGCCGCCGGCGGCGTGATGCTCGCCCTGGCCGCCGACCAGGTGTGGTGCCGCACGGGCAGCGTCCTCAACCCCCACTACCGGCGCATGGGCCTGTACGGGTCGGAGTACTGGACGTACACGCTGCCGCGCCGCGTCGGAGCCGAGACGGCCGCGCGGCTGACGACCGAGGCGCTGCCCGTGAGCGCGGCGACGGCCGCACGGATCGGCCTGGTGGACCGTCTGGTACCGGTCCCGGCGCGGGAGTTCACCGGGGAGGTCGAGCACATGGCTGCCGCCCTCGCCGCGGACACGGACCTCACGGCGCGGATCGCCGCGAAGGCCGCGGCGCGGCGGGCGGACGAGGCGCGGCGACCGCTCGGCGAGTACCGGCGGGACGAACTCGCCCGCATGCGTGCCATCTTCTTCGACCCGCGGGCCCCGTACCACTCCCTGCGCTCGGCCTTTGTCCGCAAGCAGCCGAGCGGCTCCGCGAACCCGCTGGCCACCGGGGGTGCGCGATGA